Below is a window of Leishmania braziliensis MHOM/BR/75/M2904 complete genome, chromosome 3 DNA.
GCAGCATTTACACATTCGCCGTACCTGCTCACTGCAAGATCAGTGGAGATGTTGGACAGGTACTCCATTTTGTAGCCATTCCTGCACACAGTGCACCACCCAAATGTCTTGCAATGCTCACAAtgcgctgctttgcaggACAAGCACCCACAGTCATTGGTGTAGAAGCTGCTCTTGCACGCAGCGTGTGCGTCTACAACGCAGGAGGAACCGTTGCAATCGTTGGAGGCCTTGACAATGATGGTGGCCACTGAGACAAGAAGCAACGTGGCGCGAAAAAATATAGCTGGAGAAGGGAAGTAGTTGTGATACGACTTCTGAAAAAGAAAGCCATCGCGTCGCTTTCTAGAGcgagaggcggcggtggcacggTGAGGACCAGGGTGAGTTGTTGACACTAACAAGGTGGAGAGTGATTGAAGCACATGCTACGTAAGAAGAAGGAAACAAGGATAAGATGGGGACCTTAACAGGCGAAGCGCGTGAAGGGAGTGGAAGTGCGCACGAGAAGTACGGACCGTGGATGAAAGAGAACAGAGGGGATGTACAACGAGGTAGCCAGCACACTCTCGTAGTGCAACAAGGCGCACCCGAGTCGCTTGTCGGCTACAGCTTGGCAAAGTCGGTTGGTGTGCTCCACTTCCCTAAATCAGAGGTTTTCCTGCTGAAGCACTGAAAGCGTGAGTATGTAACGGGGGAAAAAGAAGACCTTTTGAACAAACTActgaaaggggggaggagactGATGACGGGGCGTGCGGAGCATACGCAGACAGAGACGACTTAGTCATTTGGGGACGCTGCGGTAAGCACAAGTCGAGCGTCACAGTACCTGGTAATGCTATAAAAGAACGACTGCAACCAGGAAGAGACTCCAAAAACCGACAGAGATGAACGAATACAAGCAATGATGTGATAAGTGCGAAAGTTATGGTAAACACAAGTAACCTCTGTCCCTGCTGCATCACAAATATAATATGATACACTGCTGCAGAGAGTTATTCCTCATGGAGTCGCTGCTCTCCATGTTTAGGCAGAGAAAGAACACGCAGTACAgtcagcggcggtgctggtacTAAAAGAGTGAATAGTGGGGCTTCTGTGAATGCCAGGGTGGAGAGTGCGTCAGAGACAGAatagagagagcgagagcgcaTCAAACGTACGAGTCTAGTTCAGAACAACACCCACAATGGAAGTAAGAGCTGGTCACGTGGTTCAAACCACACATAAACCGGCGCACACAGACATAGTGACATTGAAGCGCACTGCGCAGCCCTGGaaataataaaaaaaaaaaaatggatAGTGGCTATCATCGAGGCCTAGTCATGAGTGCACTTCCACATGTCTGCTTTTGTTTATGAGAGCAGTACTGTTTTCAAGGTTCACACATCCGCTGACATCAACCACCTCTATGCATGCCGCACTCGCCCGCAGCGGCTCAGTGCTGTTAATACGTGTGTTTCTCAGTCTCACCTCCTTAAGGCGTGTCGCCGATGTGAGAGCCGCGATACTGGTCAGATTAATGCAGCCATTGGCGTTCACAACTGTCAACGCCGACGCACTACATCTTAGAGCATCCAAGCTGTCAACACAGGTGTTCTGGAGAGACACTTCTCTTAGCTTCGTGGCTGACTGAAGAGCCGAGATGTCACGGAGGTTCAAGCAGCCGCTCAGGTCCACCTCTTCCAGGGATCCTGTGGCAGGGCGGAGGACGTCTAGGGAGTCAAGAGGAAGACTACGCATCCATATAGTCTTGACACTTGTGGCAGCACCAAGCGGCGCAAGATTTTTTATCATCGTACAACAGCTAATATTGATAAATTCAAGAAAGGGTGCGATGGGCATTAGAGCATCAATGGAGCTAATTGTCGTGTTGGCCAGGTCGATGCGGCGAAGCCTCATGGCGCCGGATAAGAGGGAGATGCCCGAGATTTCTGCGCACCGCGTCACTTCGAATATAACCAGCGATGCCATGCTAAATTGAAGAGCCTCAATGTCGTTTATCTTTGTACCCCATAGGTACACCTCTCTCAACTTGGTTGCGGCGGCAAGCGGTGATAGATCCGACACTTCCGCACAGTTACCCAGCGCAAGCACCTCGAGGGATGCGGCACTGCATCGTAGTGGAGCAACATTGTCGACAGCTGTGTTCGTGAGATACAACTCCCTCAACTTTGTGGcagtagagagaggggagataTCAGAGATGCGAGTACAGCCGGCCAGCCCGACCGACTGGATGCGACCGGCGCTTGTCCGCAGAGCCTCAATACTCTGAATTGTCGTGTTGTGGAAACGCACCTCCCGCAGCTTCGTGGCGTTCAGCAAAGCAGAAATCTCCGATACCCGCCCGCACCCTCCAATGTCCAGCACCTCCAGAGTTGATACGCTGAAACGAAGCGGATCAATGCTATCAATATTGGTACCCCATAGGTACACCAGTCTCAGTGTTGTGGCCATGCGCAGTGGCGCAATGTCGGAGATGCGACCACAGCCGCCGAGGGCAACAACCTCGAGAGTCGCAGCCGAAGCTTGCAGAGCCTCAATACTACTGATGTCAGTATTTGTTAGGTAAATCTCCCGAAGCTGTGTAGCATGCATGAGCAGTGAGATGTCGCTAATGCGCGAACAGCCCCCGAGGAAGAGGCACTGCAAGGATGACGCACTCGCACGAAGGTCTTCAATGGAGTTGACAGTGGTACTGGCCAGTCGTACCTCCCGGAGATTCGAAGCTGCACGAAAAGCGGTAATATCGGAGATCGGGCAGTTGTCTGCACACACCGCTTCTAGAGTAGATGCGCTTGCCTGCAAGCATTCAAGACTCTGCACGCCAGTGGACTGTACATCAACGCAGCGCAAGCGTGATGCGGCCGCAATGGGCGACAAGTCAATGAGTGCCCTGCACTGACCTAAGAAAACGACCTCAAGAGAGGTAGTGCAGTTTCGCAGCGCATCAATACTCTGCACTTTTGTGTGACGTAAGTCGATTTCCCTCAGAGCACTAGCGCGAGAAAGCGCCAAGATGCTGTCAACGCTAAAGCACCTTTCCAAATGTACCACCTTGATGGTTGAGGCAATGGGCATCAGGGGAGTGACGTCCCCCACCTTCGTGCCTCCGCAGTACAGCTCACGTAATGATACTGCCGTAGAAAGACAAGAAATACTCTGTAGCTGTGTGCATCCCTCCACATCAAGGACAGTTATTGTGGCAATGCTGGTGCGGAGAGGCGCGAGGTCGACGATACTAGTTGCGCCCAAACGGACCTCCCTCAGTTTCGTCATTGCTGAAAGCGGCTCGATGCTGGCAAGCTGCGTGCACCCCTGGGCGTTGACAATATGTAAGGTGTCTGCGCAGCCTCTTAATGCAGCAATACTGATGATATCTGTGCCGTTCAAGGACACGTTCTGCAACTGAGTGGCCGAAGAGAGTGGCGATATATCCACCACTTTACGGCAATTGgccaaagaaagagaagtggCAATTCCCAGATACGCCAAACCAGCCACATCAACGAGCTCGTCGCACTCACAAAACACCACAGTTTCGAGCAGAGGACAGTCGCCCAAGCTAGGGATGCCTCGAATtccgcagcggtgcaccgccAAAGCGCGCAGCTCGCGAATATCGCTGAGTGGTGGGAGGGATCTGAGCTGAGAACAGCCCTGCAGGTGTATCACGCATAGTTCGCGAAGAGCACCGATCTTTGACGCGTCCGTCAAAGAGGGTACAgtacaaaaaaaaatgcgtGTATGCTTTCTACTCTCCAGTGTATTCAGCTGAAGTTGCGAATGACAGAAGAAGACAAAATTTGCATCGGCATCTTTCCTGTCGTTGGTGGAACACGTGGCGGCTTCATAGCGCTGAATGAACTGTAGGTCCTCAACGACGTTCTTTAAATCAACTGTTAAGCGTGTTCCATCGAGATGACTCACAATGGCATCACAAACTACCGAGTCGCTTGTGCCACCTCGAAGAGCACACAAGCGATTGAGCGATTCAGCGATGAGAGCGTCGCGTATTTCGTTTCGGATTGTGCAGCTGAAGTTGCTATCTGTGACCCACTGAGCATCGGTGCGACATAACGGGCACCTGGGCTCGCACAAAAATGAGCAACGGAAGCAGATGCAGTGGTTGCAATGTCTGTTCCGCACCGCAGGAATCATTGGCTTAGTGCACATATTACATATGTATCGGTCATCAAGGATGATGTCGCTGCACGTGACAGCACTCAAAGATGAGAAAGGCGCCGTCATGAAGAGTGGCGatgggagaaagagaggttCAGctcaaacaaaaaaaaaaacgttgAACCGAACACCACAGTACCCTATGGTTTGGTAATGCGTATACAGCTAATGATCAAGGGGGAAAGCACAAAACGGATGGttgagaaggggaagagtgAAAAAGTGTATAGAGCGTACCCTTggtctttttcttttcgccgTCTATATGGTGGAGCTGCTTCAACGGCGGCGATCATGGGGGAGCACTATCCTTTAAAGGGGAAAAATaaaggtgctgcaggtgtggAAAAGAATTGCAGGTGCCAGTTTGTGCTTGTTGTCTGTCACGGCGATGAAGGGACACTTGAGATTTCGCTCATGACATCGGTGGCGGTCACTTGAAGGAATCAGATGCACAGATGAACGAGAGGACGTCAATTCACACATCAGAGGTGCAGCATTATGACGGAGCACCAAGAACTGCACCTGGACGCATTGAGGGAAGTGATTTGAGCTGTGAATTCACATACCGTACGCCGCAGTGAAGGGAAACTGACACATATTTGCGTGATGTCAGCTAAGCAACGACTGGGTGAATGTGGCTCACTTTTTCTGTGCGAAACGAGGTAAGCGGCAGCGTCATTCACGAGTTGATCCCCATTGGGAATCCGCATGTAATGCTGCGATGAAATAGATGCAAGGTACTCTTTGCGTGGTGAAAGCGGCGGGCCAAAGCTGCACAGGGTGCCCCCCCCGCGCTTCCTGGAGATGACGTTTTCCATGGAGGTGTTGGGATGGTCTGGCACCCCGACGTGCCAGGGGGTGCGTGGGGCGCGTGCGGAGCGACAAACAGAGGGGCAAACTTACGCCCGGACCCCCCAACAGCCCACTGGCGAAAATCATGTTCACCCGCGGGGCCCCGGGGGTTGGCATTTGCGATGCCGCTAGTCTAATTGAAGGTGCTTGCATTTTGTTCACAGCCATGACACACAGTTCCCCAGAAAAATGATAGTGTTCTCTGCATTGAAATAAACAGCGGAGAAGCTTTGAAtcaaagaaagaaaagatcGTTCTGCGTTTCTCCATGCGCTTCATACACAAATGGCGCACGTACTTTCGTAGATTACCTTTTGCAGGTGTGCTGTCCGCACATTCTTCTGGAGGAAAACAACCCATCTCCTGCCTTAGCAACTGATCTCGTATtactttcttttctgttctctACCCTCTGGTCCATTTCAATCAACTAGATAGAAAAGGGGCGTTACCTGTCTACCAAGATGACCAACGGTGCcgcagagaagaagcacCTAGTGCCACTTCTTGAGTTCTTGCGTTTTGCATCTGAGCACAGCAGGAGTGAACCAGCCAGATTTCCAAAGCGGATCAATGGTGTTAGTCAGGCGATATCTGAGTCGTCTGATTCCGGTGTAGATCCAGAttcgctctcgctgccgcgtgaATTTCATGGCGAGGTTacctacagcagcagcaatgacAGGTCTTCATCCGCATCGCGCGACAACGCTGTTTTTATGTCATCAACTCAAGAACGACGAAAGCGGAGCCGCTCTGTTGATGAGATCTCGGAGTCGATAGTGGGCTCGACTGTGCCTATGGACTGTGAGCTTGACGTCATGACTGCCGGAAAGGGCTGTGTCACATCGAAATACTTTGACTTTTCACTGCTGGATCTTGGTGTACAGCCGATAATCGCATCAGCTGTGAGTGTGCTTACCAAAGACGTCGCAAAGCAAGTACAAGGTATGAGGTGCTGCTACGTGCTTCCTGGTACTTCTATGGTTGTGACAGGTGATATTGTTGATGTCAGTGTGGCCTCAGAAACAGTTCTTGTTTCTCCTGACCGCGGATTACGAGTCGGTCTGGAATGGATCTCTATTCGGCGAGTTTTCCAGGTGCCAAAGAACATATTGGCCGTGCGGGGAGAAGCGGCGTTACGAATTCAGCGCATCATCGATGCAGAGCGGCGAGGGGAGAAGACACCAAGGTTTTCCCCTGTTCAGCTGGCTGAAAGCGCAGAGGACGCATCATCCTCTGAGTCATCCATCAGCCATGAGGAATTGTAGACACTGGAATTCTACACCCTCGTGTTTGTCATATAGTTTCTACGCTGTGGTGATATTACCAAGGGAAGATGAATCATTGATCTGTTATAGTTCACTTTTGTTGCGCGTCAGCGCTATGCTCCTCGCTTTATAGAGTATGTGCATGTTAGGATCTGTTATGCGCAGGTTCTTTGGTTTATGTCAACTTCCACATGCATTTCTCTCTTTGGGTATTTTAGCTCCTCCTTGGGTTTGTTTTCACCTTCTTTTCTCTATTGTCTACGGGACGTGATCCATTTctttgctttctttttttctttattttttctGAAAAGGGAAGATGATGACATATCGCAGATTAAGAACCTTCAAGTTATGTTTAATTACTTGGATGAAACCTTGAAGCTCATAACACAGCTGAGAATGCAATTTGCACTTTTTACTGAGTGTTGTATTCCGTGGTAGCGCCGCATATGTCGCAGGACAAGGACACGTTAGTTGTCTTCAGTAGGGCACtttcttttttatttttaCATCCCTACAGTTgtctgctctctttcttcttgaCTACATGTTACTTGGTCAATCTTTCATGTTTTCCATATCTGTTACTGGTGggccctcttttttttttttttgcgctaTATTAATTTTCTCAGTTGCATACCATATACCGGCACTGGGGAGCACTTTTGCTCAGTATTTGCTTTCCCGTATTAGTGCTCGTTTGCTCATTTCATCTACACAATTTCCAATATTTTCCATGAGCTCGGCCCTCATAGACTCACCCTACCGCGCTCTCCTGCTGGAGGGTGTTGATCCAGCAGCAAAAGAGCTGCTGGAGTCGAAAGGCTGCACCGTGGAAGCTATTCCTAGCGCTCTGCCACATGACGCTCTGTTGGAGAAGATCAAGGACGTGCACTTTCTTGGCATCCGCAGCAAGACACGCGTGACTCGGGAGTTGCTTGATGCGGCACCCCAGCTTCTCGCAATTGGCTGCTTCTGTATCGGAACAAATCAAGTGGACTTGGATTATGCAAACAAGCGAGGTGTGGTGGTGTTCAACTCTCCGTTTGCAAACACCCGCAGTGTTGCTGAGCTTGTGATCGGTGAGGTTATCGCCTTGTCGCGAAAGATtacgcagcgcagcgaggaggtgcatCAGGGTGTGTGGCGCAAGACTCACCTGGGTTGCTACGAAGTGCGCGGTAAAACTATTGGCATTATCGGCTACGGGCATATCGGCTCGCAAGTTGGTGTACTTGCTGAGGCCCTCGGCATGAACGTAGTCTTTTACGATGTTGTTCCGACACTCGTGATTGGCAATGCCACTAAGGTCGTCCATATAAATGATTTACTCACTTTTTCCGATTTTGTGACCATTCATGTGCCGGAGACAGATATTACCAAGGGTATGATTGGGGAGGAGCAGATCCAATTGATGAAGAAGGGCTCCTACTTAATCAATGCTAGCCGCGGAACGGTTGTTGACCTTGAGGCATTAGCAAAGGCTCTTCGTGAAGGACATCTCGCCGGCGCTGCCATCGATGTGTACCCGGAGGAACCAAGGGCAAACAATGAGCTACATGTGACACCGCTGCAAGGTATTCCCAACGTTATTCTGACTCCCCATGTGGGTGGGTCGACCTGCGAGGCGCAGAAGGCCATCGGTGTGGAGGTAGGTTCGGCGCTTGCTCTGTTCGTGACTAGTGGCAGTACCGCTGGTGCCGTCAACTTCCCGCAGCTTGTTCCACCGCCGGTGGCCAAGCAGAACTTTCGTCTCACCAACGTTCACGTGAACGTACCTGGTGCGCTGAAGGACATCAACAAAATTGCGCTGGATTTGGACTGCAACATTGGTATGCAGTTTCTGGCGACCAGCAAAGCGATCGGTTACCTGATCATGGATGTTGACAAAGACGTTGCTGCTGAGTTGCGGAAGCGCATTGCCGAGCTCAAGTGCAGCATTTGCACGCTGATTATTCGGTAGAGCTTTTGTTGGACTTCCCGTATGATGGTGTGCGCAGGCTAACGGAAAGAGGATCGCCGCAACACTTCTCTTGGCTACTGTTTTATtatgcaaaaaaaaaggaggacTTCGGGTATACAGTGCGTCAGTACTGTGTCCCCCTTTTTCGTCTTAGTGGTAATCAGGTCCTCCTGCTGGCATCACTTCACTTCTCAAGGAGATCTGACGTGTGAATAGGAGCTATGTGTATCGTTTGCTGCCGGTTAGGTGGCCGATCGTTCTTGGATGTTTGCTTGTGTTCTCCATGTGAATAATTGTCTTTCTTTCACTCTTATTGCAACGTGATCAGgcgtttcttctttttttttgtctgaACAGAAGGAAACGGGTCATCTCATGTTTGTTCTACTCTTTTGCATTGCAAGGGCATATCGTATGCATGGCATCTGTAAGGGGGCGTTCTATTGGAATAAACGTGTGTTCCTTTAAAGACAGGCTTGTAGCTTGTCTCACTGTGTTCTTGAAACACAACTGTAGTTGagctgtttctctttccagTATCGAATACGATCATTTGATTTGCAGGACTCCGCTTTGGGAAGCGTCGCAGCACGTTTTTCTGAAGAAGTAGCTTTCACCGATAGAAATGCTACTGCGGCGAAAGGTTTATTCGCATGAGGAGAATCGCACTTTACACTGATGAGACGGCGTGATGCGCCCCCCGCTGCTGTCTGGAAGTAGGTTTTTTTCTTTACTGTTGCGTCTTTTCCGTGGTCTGAGTATCCGCGTTGCGCCAGACACACTATTCCCTTCCTTCGATGAAAAGGATCTTCTATAACTCTCTCTCaaccattttttttttttgtgcccCTGTCTGCTCCCAGTCAGCTTGTTTTTGCTGGTGGCATCTCAGGAAAAGCACACGACTTCCCGCTGCCTTCCGTCCTCTTCTTTATTCTTGTAGCCCACCGCAAATAATGCTGCCTCCTGTGAAACCGATTCTCTTCACTCCGGGTCCGCTGATGACTTCGGAGACGGTGAAGAAGGCCATGCTGACTGACTATGCCAGTCGCGATATTCGCTTCATGCAAGCAGTGAAGTTTATCCGCGAGGAACTTATATCTATTTCTGGATTAAACCCTAAAGAGTGGACGTGCATTCTGCAGCAGGGTTCGGGGTCGATGGGCGTTGAGGCAGCCATCTCCACCGTTTTCCCGCGCACAGGTGGCAAGTTCTTGCTCGTCAACTCTGGCAAGTACTCGGAGAAGCAGGCGTATGTGATAAATAGGTTCAAGTTCCCAATGGTGGAGCTGAAGCTCGGTGAAGGCAAGGAGCTGCAGATGAGTGCGCTGGAATCTGTCATCCGCGCCAACCCAGACGTCACAACCGTGGGCCTCGTCCACCACGAGACTAGCACCGGTATGCTCTACCCAGCGGAGCAAATAGCCGAGGTGGTGCGCCGCGAGTTGCCCCACGCCAAAATTATCATTGACGGCATCAGCGCCTTTGGCGGTATCCCGTGCGACTACGAAAAGGCGTGCGACGTGCTAGTTACTGCACCGAACAAATGTCTGCACAGCGTGCCTGGAATCTCCATCATCCTGGCCCGCCGCTCGCTCATCGAAGCTGCGAAGGGGTGCGCTCGTGGTGCCACACTTGACCTTAGCATGCAGCTGAAATCGTTCGATGCGAGCGGTCAGTTTGCCGTCACGCCACCGGTCCACGTTGTGATGGCGCTGCAACAGGCACTCGTAGAGTACAAGCAGGACGGCGGCTTGGCAGGCAGGCAGAAGACGTACCAGGCGAAGGCACAGCTGGTGCGCAAAGCTGTGAAAGAGATGGGCTTCACGCTTTTCTTGGACGAACGGAAGCCGAGCTGCGCCAACATTGTGGTGTGTGTCAACATGCCAACTGATCCGCGCTGGAACTTCAAGAAGTTCTACACCTACCTCAACGATCGTGGTCTCATCATCTATCCTGGCAAGGCGTCGTATGCCGAGACGTTTCGTTTTGGCATCGTTGGACACACTTTGCTTACCAACTGTGACTGTCTCATGAAGTGCGCCAAAGAGGCTCTCCAGTCCATGGGTATTGACCACCTCCAAGCAAAGAGCAACATGTAAGtgcgtgtgtaggtgtgtatGCTTACACAGCGCTCTGCTACTTTACTTAGATAGGGTACTGTAGCCGAAAACGAGAGTGACATCAAattttcccttttcgttttcttctttccggCTTCGGGggtcgcttttttttttttgtgcccATTGTGCTTGTTTTTCTTACTGCTATGGACTCCCTCCACACTGACGCACTGACTCGTGTAGGGCCGCTGCCTGACGGGGTACAGGGTGAAAGTGCTGTATCAGTGCGCCAATTCGTAACgtgctgcggaggaggtTAGCCAGAGAGGTGGATCCTACTAAATagctttccccttttttctaCTCATTTTtacctctccccccccccctcccattcCCGTCACGGTGGACCGCCTTGTTGAGAAGCAGTGAAATGGGGGAAAACACacgaggcagctgcaggcgattcaggcgcaggcgcgcgaGGGGGCTATACCTTTCCCCATTGTCATTCTTAATTTCATTTGAGCATCTTCCTAATGGaagcgctctctctctctcgccagAAGGGAGTCACTACAACACAagagcatcagcagcacaaAGCGAAGGCAAACGGAAACGTTCATAATCTACTCTTTCAGCCGCGCCTCTCAAGAGAAGACGCGCATACCGAGCCACCAAAGTGGCAATGAAACAAATGTTCTCGCTGCTTTTGAGCCTTGTGCACGGGCTCATCccggagaaggggagaaaagaaagcaaaTGATTCGACAAGACTTGTGTTGTCCTCGCCGTTGCAGGTCTCTCGTGGAAAGAGATCGCGCCTATTGTCATCCATGAGTCACGAGGGCAGTCGCTGTTTTCTTTTATTTGTTTAGTGGGGCTTCAGTGGCGTTTTCTCATTTCGTTTCCGAGGCTGTAGCGTGAACTTCCGTTTCTCCTACGCGGCAAATTCTTCGAATCCGCGTTTCTACCATCGTCGTCCTCATGTCTTTGGctcgtgtctctctcgcgcgATCGTTCCTCTCTCCGCCATTTCTCTACAGTGCTACCTCGGCGTCATCCCCCTTGCCACCGTGGAACCGGGATCTCGTGCATGGGAGACAAGTGTCCGGCTGGCtcagcgaaaaaaaaaaaaacgcactCTCGAAAAGGGAAATTGCGATCTGACTGGGACACAACCACATTGcctctgcgtgtgggggCCTTGCGGATCAGCACAGCGcagcctctttctctgtttttGCCCCCTTTTCTGCATGGTCTTGCTGAACCCCGGGCAGCAGTAAGACCATGCAGAAAAGGCGCGCTCTCTCGTGAGCCAGAAGAAGCTGCGGATGAAGTGAAAGGCTGTTGCTCTcgtgtgctctctctctctctacagcCTTGCTGTATATGTACTCTCTTCCATGTGAAGTTGTTTTCCATAGTGTTACTGGCGCGCGCTACCGAACGAAAAATGGtcgttgctctctttctctctctctctctctttcgtgtcGCTCTCTTCCGTTCATCTTTTCacgttgctgctggtgcttctTACTCTATCCAGCGCACACCTTGAGTACTGTCAGGAGGCACTTGGCCGGAAAATCCCATGTCTCTAGCAGTGCTTCGTTTGGTGTCCATCGCGTCCGTGGTGGCTCTTGTGTTGTACTTCGTGCTCAAGCACTTGGCCGTCCCGCAGAATGGTGCCAAGAGACTAAAGCGAAACGAAGGCCCTGCTGAGCGCAAGCTCGTCAAGGGTGGCACACCGCAGAAGATTGATCTCTTTACCGCCAGCGTATGTGCAGCCTATCCAGATATGTCTGTTGACAGCGTCCGTCGTCTTTTTCCACGCAAATTTGAGGTGCACGGTCACGTCGTGGTGATTCGCCTGAACGATGGCACCTCGGTAGAGGAAGTCCGCCCACTGATGCGCTTCTTTGCCCAGTCCTTCGCTCCGGTTTCAGTCGACGTGGTactgctggaggtggacgGCATCGTTggcgagctgcgccgcccaTCTCTGCAGCTCCTGTTCCAGGCGGACACCGCCTTGACGGAATATGCGACGTCGCTGCGACGCACCATTCATCGCCGCTGGAGTGATGCGCAGAAGCGAGGGCAACCTTTGTGTATGACAATTGATGCCATGGAGAGCACGCTGAAGCGGTGGACAGCGTCACCGACCTTCACGGCACATGTGGAGAACGGCGTCATATACAGCTTCGACGTGTCGCGGGTGATgttcagcagcggcaacacaACGGAGCGAATACACTttggcgccgtcgctgcttcTGGTGAGGTGGTAGTAGACATGTTTTGCGGCATTGGCTACTTCGCTCTGCCCCTAGCGATGCATGGCAACGTGGCGGAGATTCACGCTCTTGAGAAGAACCCAGACAGCATTGACTTTGTGAAGCTGAATGCCGTACTGAACAGGGTGGGCCACCTCATTCACCCcgtgtgcggcgacaaccGCGAGGTGGGGGAAGAGCTGGTGGGCAAGTGCGACCGTGTGCTAATGGGTTACATCCCCACCTGCAAGTCATTTCTCCCACGCGCCGCCTCGTTCCTCAAGCGCAACGAGGCAGGGAGGAACAGTGGCATCGTGCACTACCACTTCCTCGCCGAGAAGCTCTGCGCTGCCCAGGAAGCGCTGAGGGACGTCCAGGATGAGCTCGGAAAGGAAGTCGCCGCATCCGTCCGCATTACTGACCTTCGATGTGTGAAGTCGTACGCGCCGAAGCGCTTCCACTTTGTCGCTGATCTCTTTTTCGAGTGACGGGAGGGCGACGGCGGTAGTGAGACTTGTAGTGGTCAgttgtgtgtctgtgcgtgtgcgtgttggaatgagtgtgtggaggggcactctctctctctctctgtacgtCTTGCCTCCTTCTGCCTGACACCTTACTCAGGGTTGGCTGATGTGCACTGAccccagcagcagtagcagtcAGACTCGAGCTGTGCTGATTGCGCGCCCTCCCAGCCGTGTAACTCCGCTTCTCTAAGTCGAataacaaaaaaaaaaagatgcgCGAAAATGGCCtgtcccgctgctgctgcgctcgagacgcaaagaaagagaaggggggaggggacggcGAGTCCAAGGCGATATTTAGCATTCAGCGACGCTTCACCTCTTGTGCTCTTCTGGAGAAaggcacaagcacacacacccacacacatgcacacacacgtacaaacatgctctttttctctcaaCTTCTCACAAGCTCTTACGTTCTTCTCTCcgtccttcctcttcctctcttcaaCGACGTCTTGATTGGATTCTCGGTCCAGTGGCCACCCTCCTCTatcgtcaccaccaccttctctctctcgctctgctgtTGCATTTGTTTACTCACTT
It encodes the following:
- a CDS encoding 2-aminoethylphosphonate:pyruvateaminotransferas e-like protein, encoding MLPPVKPILFTPGPLMTSETVKKAMLTDYASRDIRFMQAVKFIREELISISGLNPKEWTCILQQGSGSMGVEAAISTVFPRTGGKFLLVNSGKYSEKQAYVINRFKFPMVELKLGEGKELQMSALESVIRANPDVTTVGLVHHETSTGMLYPAEQIAEVVRRELPHAKIIIDGISAFGGIPCDYEKACDVLVTAPNKCLHSVPGISIILARRSLIEAAKGCARGATLDLSMQLKSFDASGQFAVTPPVHVVMALQQALVEYKQDGGLAGRQKTYQAKAQLVRKAVKEMGFTLFLDERKPSCANIVVCVNMPTDPRWNFKKFYTYLNDRGLIIYPGKASYAETFRFGIVGHTLLTNCDCLMKCAKEALQSMGIDHLQAKSNM
- a CDS encoding D-3-phosphoglycerate dehydrogenase-like protein gives rise to the protein MSSALIDSPYRALLLEGVDPAAKELLESKGCTVEAIPSALPHDALLEKIKDVHFLGIRSKTRVTRELLDAAPQLLAIGCFCIGTNQVDLDYANKRGVVVFNSPFANTRSVAELVIGEVIALSRKITQRSEEVHQGVWRKTHLGCYEVRGKTIGIIGYGHIGSQVGVLAEALGMNVVFYDVVPTLVIGNATKVVHINDLLTFSDFVTIHVPETDITKGMIGEEQIQLMKKGSYLINASRGTVVDLEALAKALREGHLAGAAIDVYPEEPRANNELHVTPLQGIPNVILTPHVGGSTCEAQKAIGVEVGSALALFVTSGSTAGAVNFPQLVPPPVAKQNFRLTNVHVNVPGALKDINKIALDLDCNIGMQFLATSKAIGYLIMDVDKDVAAELRKRIAELKCSICTLIIR